The region CCCCGTCGGAAAAGTTGAGCAGCACAAGCGCGACCTttctggcgccgccgccgtccttctCGCCAtcgcgacaacgacggctcGTCATGGTGTAGGCAaagatgtcgtcgccgctgcggcccaCGGGGAGCATGTCGTACCGCCCGTGGACGAAgacgtcgcgctcgcgcttccgcagggccagggcctcGCGCCAGTACGCGAGCACGCTGTCGGGACGGCcgtcctgggcggcgacgttcCACTCCGGGtagtcgtcgttgacgcGCATCCACgggcgctcggcgtcggtgaagccgccgtggcgctcggATGTCCACTGCATGGGAAGGCGGCCGTTGTCGCGGGCCTTGAGGCGCATCTGCGCGAGCACGTCGctcatgtcgacgtcgtccacgctgccatcgtcatcatcatcatcatcatcacggccgCTGCCCTtaccaccaacaccaccgacaccaccaacaccaccaccaccaccacgatgacgctcacggcggcgctgggccagCACGCTCTGGTAGTAGTTGCTCGCCTCGACGTCAATGTAGTCGTCGGCGccccacgacgccggcgcgtTGGCCATGCCAATCTCCTGCCCCTGTAGTAGGAACAGCGTCCCGCTCAGCGTCGTCAGGTACGTGGCCAGCATCTTGGCGGCACGCGCGCGGAACCGCGGGTCGTCGCTCGCGTAGCGCGACAGGCTCCTCCCGGAGTCGTGGTTGTCCATGTAGACGGCGTTCCAGCCGTCGCAGCGCGGCATGGCGCCCTGCCAGAGCGAGGTGATGccgcgcagcgtctcgagcCGAAAGGGGCTTCCCCCGGCATACTTGTGCGCCTCGCCAAAGTCCatgtcgacgatgtcgccgGTGAAGACCATGTTGAGCTCGCGccgggccgcggccacgtACGACGCCACgctggcctcgtccttggtgaagcccagctcgccgaccgtcatgacgccgccgcgcccgttGGCGGCGTACTTGtcgagcacgcgcgcgcgcatctcCCGCAGGTACTCGTGCATGCGCGGCCCGCTGGCGAACCACGCGGCCCCGGACTGGAACTCGGCGTCGGGgtccgtcacggccgcgtcCGGCAGGTCCGGGTGCTTGGACATGAGGTTCATGGAGTCGATGCGGAACCCGTCGGCCCCGCGGTCGAACCAAAACTCCATGTCGGCGtacgccgcctcccgcatCTCCTCGTTGGCCCAGTTGAGGTCCGGCTGCGACGGGAGGAACAGGCTGAGGTAGTACTGCTGCGAGCCCTCGTCCCACGTCcacgcgctgccgccgaagaTGGACGCCCAGTTgttgggcggccgccgctcgccgtcgggTCCCGTCCGGGCGTCGCGCCAAAAGTACCAGTCGCGCCTGGGgctggagcgcgaggcgcgcgagtcGCGGAACCAGGCGTGCTGGTCGCTCGTgtggttgacgacgaggtcgagcagcacgcgcAGGCCGCGTGCGTGGCACTCGTCGATGAGCcgctccgcgtcggcgagcgtgCCGTACGGCCCGTGGATGTCGCGGTAGTCGGACACGTCGTAGCCCATGTCCTTTTGCGGGCTGGCGAAGATGGGCGACAGCCAGATGGCCGTGGCCCCGAGGTCGCGGATGTGGTCCAGCCGCGACGTGATGCCCGCGATGTCGCCCAGTCCGTCGCCGTTGGAGTCGCGGAAGCTGGCCGGGTAGATTTGGTACACGACGGCGTCTTTCCACCAggggtcgccgtcgccgctgccgggtTCGGCCATGGTGTGAGTGCGCTGCATGTGGCGAGTGATGGAGTCGCCTCTGGGGCAGGCACAGCTGAGAGGATGGGCTGAAGAAGAGCCCTGAGTCTTGATTTTCGACTTTGAGTGAAAAGTAACTGATGTGGACGACAATGAGAAGGAGGGGACAAGGAATGTGATAAAAGTCCTGgatcgatgatgatgcggctTGACGGGTGTAGAGCAGCTCGGATCCGAAACTCAGGAACTCTTATACCGCTGGTCTTGTGGTTCGAGCTTTCGACTGATTCAGATCTAAAGAGTTCCTGATGGCATGGATCACACGACAAGTCGCTGATGCAGCGGACGACAGCAATGGGCGAATTCCCATTTGCGCACAGGCGACCCGTGGACCTCTCCTTTTCTCAACAGCTCGTCCGGCGAAAAGGAGGATTCAATGCGGCGTCTCGGAGCCCCGTGGGCACGGAAGTGGTGCGGGACTTAGCTCTCCGCCTTCAAACTGTACGGCGCCTGTTTCTCAGTCCCGCaccgggcgccgcggcggcggttgtgGACGGCCGCTATTTCTAGTTTGGGGCCATGGGTGAATTATGATTCGCCTCCCGTTGTGTAGTGGCTGTCGCGGTGCGGAGGAAGTGGATCGAGCAACGGAGCGGGCGTCATCTGACAGCTGATGAGGCTTGCGGTTTTGACACCTTCATGTTGGGACGACGATACGGTGATCGCATGTGGCTGTCATCGGCGAACTTGAACTGCTTTTAGCCGTGTTGGAGACTACATGTACTGTTGCTATTACGAGAACCCCGTAAGCTAGCTTCACCGCGTATTTACTTAGTTGTTGGTGGTTCCGCTGTGGGAGAGTACGTGGTGACATTATGGAGCAGCACGCTTGTCAGTCAATGAACTGGAGAACAGATTTGGCCCGGCTGGGTGTGAGACCTTTTGCTGATTTGGGAGCAGAACTCACTTACACGCGCTGCGTCCCGTGTCGAGATTGGAATCACCACatcgcgccggccgagagaCAACGACAGTCAGAAAATGGCCATTCTCCCGGGCTATTGAATGAAGCATGacatgctgcggcggctACTTGCGCAATCCTACTTGAAGGGACTTATACGTCGTTACTAAAGGTCGAATGGTAGACGACCGCCTCGAGGAAGCTAGGGAAGCCGCTCTATGAAGCTCACTTCATGTGTCAAGAAATGAAGCTTGCATTGCGTGTATGCCGAAGCTTAAAGTAGTTACCCCATCGCTTTATTCAATGCACATGGTTGAAGCATGTCGATCTCTATATGCAGTCTTCCGTAAATGGCGGCTATGCTCTATGTCAAAAGTaaccatgatgatgatgctccAGCTGGCCCCCTCATTCAGAATGCAGAATCTCAAACCCCATCACCCTCACTCACTCCACGCTCTTCTGAGAGCTCTACGCCCCCGTCATCCGCAGCGGGTGCAAGTCCTCAAACCTGTGCATCCCAGCCTCCCTCTGCGGCCACGCGCCCTTCAACCCTTCCCACACTGCAATCGCCACGCTGCCCTCCTCGTAACCCTCGCTCAGCACGCACGACGCACCCAGTGACTCGTCTAAGCTCGGGTACACCCTCGACGTGAGCGCGAAGCGGTTGTTGGCAAACACCTCGATGAGCGAGCCGTCGACAAAGACGCGCAgccgcacctcgtcctcgcctgGTAGAGTCGCAAAGGGCCCCGAGTCGGGgagcgtgctgctgccggtgcccagacccgcgagcgacgagcgcgaccgGTCGATTGTGAtgcggccctcgcgcaggTTCACGATGATCTGGGTgacttcctcgtcgtcgggcgcctGTCGGACGTTGAGCGCAAACACCTCGGGGCCGGTGATGTTGGACAAGGTCGCCTCGATTTCGTAGTTTGTTGACTGGAGTCTCTCGAGGTCGCGCATCGACGAGCCGAATCTCTCGCGACGCAGTGATGCTACCTCCTCGGCGGGACGGATGCCGAGCGTAGTCATCAGGCCGCGCGCCTCATCGACCTCCCACTCGACCGTCGAGCGGCACtctccgtcgacgacaggCCGCGTAATCTCAAAGAGCTCGCGCGGATGGCTCATGCAGCCCGCCCAACCCTGCGCCTTGACGactgccggcgacgccgtctcgTCTGCCCAGCCAAGCTGTAGTAGGCGGCCACCCTCGCCCCGGAAGAGGTGCGCCGCGTAGAGGACGCCATGGTCCAGCAGCCCATGGTTGGTGATGACGAACTTTGGCGTGCCATCCTCTGCGAGTGTGACTTTcccgcccagccaggccTCGTAGTGGCAGTTGTGTCGTCTGTTGGTGACATCCTCTTCCACTCCGAGAATGATGTAGTCGCTGCCACCCACCGTGGCAAACGTCCCGCACTCAAAGTTCATGCCAAAGGTGAGGTAGCTGTCTGGCTGTACCTGCTCGCCCTGCTTGACGTCGAGCAGGACGCCGAGATACGTCCAGCCGAGGAGGTCCTCTGTCGTGTAGAGGTGAAGCTGCGACCCGCGACCGTGCTCGCCCGAGGCGATCATCATGTACATGGTCTCGACACTCACCCCGCGCAGCTCCGACAGCGATGCCCACGGCGAAACAAACGGGTCGCGCCATCCCGTCGTGGCCTCCATCCGGGGCGGCAGGCTGATCAAGGGGTTGCGCTGGTGCCGCTCCCACGACCTGCCGAGGTCCCGCGACACAGCGACACTCTGCGTCTCGCACCCCGGCTGGTAGGGTCTGGACCAGTGGATGGGCATGTGCGAGACGCTCGTGTAAAAGAGGTACAGCACgcgcttgccgccgccgccgctctgctcGAGGCGCGACACGATGCTGCCGGAGAAGACGCCCAGCGCGTCGTACGAGCCGGCAGGGCCGTTGcacagcgccggcgcgcagTCCTCCCAGGTGACGAGGtcgcggctgcgggcggcgccccagGCGCAGTTGCCGCCTTGCGAGGTGCCCGGGTTCCATTGGTAGCAGACGAGGTACTCGCGCGTCTCGGGGATGTAGACGGCGCCGCACGGGTCGTTGGCCCACGAGTGAGGCGCGATGAAGTGCGACTGGGGGCGGAACCGCCGAAACGCCAGGCcggcggagggcgaggatggtTTGTCAATGGCCATTGGGGGATGATTGAGCTTGACATGGAAGTGAGCTCAGCTGTGTGTATGCTGGGAAGTCGAAggaaacgaaacgaaacgagGTGCGAGGTCGACATCGAGTGGCAGCTTCAACATGAATGTTGTGCCTGCTATAACACACGGACAGGTCTAATAACGATCAGATCGTAACCCTGTTGGATAAGGGTGGTCGGTCGTTGGCCGACCAAACGGACATCTCGGCAAACTTCACCCCGACGATACCTACCTGATCCCTGTCGCATGCTTCCATCCTGGCAAGAAGAGCTGTCCCTGAATATCGGCAAAGCGGCTCCGACCTGTCGTGAGATTATCGACACCAGACCTCCACGCCAACCGTTACTCAATCCACGACCCCGGCCGAACCGTCCATCCCATTCTACCAAGTCAAGTCATCAGATGAAACAAAACCGACTTTGGGACAAACTGCCGGCTGGCTGTGCCAATCATAATTCACCCAGCCAGGCCTTTCATGTTAGTAGTCCGAGGCGCCGGTGCGGTCTAGCTTCAGTCCAACGTGAACCCACGCAGACGCCACAtccggcgggcggcaccaCGCCTCGCCACCGGGCCGGGAGTCAGTcaagtcgacgacgtctgctGGTCGCGGGGAGGAGAAACGGTCCCTTGGAATGGGCTACCGAAACCCACAAAATGTAGTACGAAGAATTCACCCTACTGGTTGGGGAGAAGCCCCCGTTACGGCCTGTCGGGACTGGAATTGGAATCGGCTTGCCTTCGTCTGATCTTTTGCTCCCATCGACTAACCTAGTAGCCAGAAAATGCTGGTCACATTGACACTCCCACATCTCCCCATGGGGGAGCAGTCACCAGTTTATCGCCTGACAAGCCGGGAGAACAGCTAGGTCTGTACCCCAGACAATAGTCGCGTGGGGTTAAAAAAAAGTCAGTCCCAGACCAGGACGAAGCGAAGTCGCTTAGTTGGAGGGCGGCTGCACGGTGGCTCGCCCTGGCTTTACATCGGTGGTGGCGGTTGGCAACATTGGGTGAAGCGAGAGGGCTCTCGGCTCGAATGCCTTTGTTTTACGTTAAAAACCATCTCTCTCGCCCGGCTCGTGAAGGATTTGGGCCAAGACACACCGTCCATAAGAACACCTCATCATTTGTTCCATCTCaacctccccctccccctacCCTTCACCACCCGCCACGGTGTCttgcacacacacaagcAGTCACCATGGAGAAGGAAACACCCACGGCTGTATCACAGCCAGACttcgcatcgtcgcccaagACAAAGCAGACGGAGCACGCCGAAgacgtcaccgccgtcgaggcgcaaGAAGACCTCAAAGACGTCGCGGACGAACACGACCTGACACCCCGAGAGCAGTACCAGAAGCTGTGGGCCAACCTGAAAAAGGACCGGCACTATGTCTACTGGGCACTGTTTGTCATGTCCCTCGTCTTCGGCTGGGGCTACGATGCCGGTCTctcgggcgccgccatcgccttTCCCAGGTTTCGCGAAGACTACGGCAACTACTACTCCAACGGCGACCAATGGGTCATCCCCGCCATGTGGCAGTCGCTCTGGaacgccgccagcaccatcGGCCAGGTCTTCGGGGCGTTCCTCACCGGCCAGTTCGCCGACTACACGGGCCGGAGGTTCATGTTCTGCTCCGCCATTGCGCTGTCCTGGGCGTCGTCCTTtgccctcgtcttcgccccGAACCTGcccgtcctcttcgtctccaagctgctcctcggcttCTCCGTCGGCATCTCCACCGTCACGCCGCCCCTCTACGTCACCGAGaacgcgcccgccgcgctgcgcagcACCCTCAGCTCGCTGACCAACGTCATCATCGTGCtgggcttcttcctctcGTCGCTGACGGGCTACGGCTCCTCCCACATCGACGGCGCGTGGAGCTACAAGCTGGCCTTTACCATGACGTTCCTCGTCCCGACCCTCTTTGCCTTTGGGCTGCCGTTCCTACCCGAGTCTCCCGTGTGGTACGTCAAGCGCGGAAGGAAAGACGACGCCCGCAAGGCCATATATAAGCTGTATGGGAAGAAcgtcgacatggaggagAGACTTGCCTTTATTCGATCTGAGCTTGAGGcagaggccggcgccgaggccatggccaagcagACGACGTGGAAAGCCATTTTCTCCAAGGAGCACCGCGCGCGGACGTTTGTCGCTGTCCTTGGCCTGCAGTCGCAGAATTTCTCTGGCGGATATTTTGCGAGTACGTTAAACCTGTGTCTTTAACTCCATCTCCCTCTCTCGTTTCGTCCGGTCGCGTGCTTACCATTGATATAGACACCTACCAGACCTATTACTTCCAGCTCATCGGCCAGACAAACTCCTTTGGCTTGACGGCCATCTCCTCGACACTCCAATTCTGCTCCAACCTATTCGCCGTCTGCCTCTCAGACGTCCTCCCGCGACGACGTTCCCTCATCGGTGGCGGCTCGCTCCTGTGCGGCTGGTCGCTCATCATCGCAGGCACATCCATGGCCGGAACGCAGAATTACGCTGCCAACACGGCCCTGCTCGTCTTCATGCTCACCTGGTCTATGCTATACACCGGGACCGTGGGCTGCTTCGGCTGGGCCGTCGCGCAGGAGACGGCCGcgcaggcgacgaggcccaAGACCATTGCCTTTTGTCTAGTGTGCCAGCAGCtcacggcgctgctgctgtcgtccgTGTTCCCCTACTTCATCAACCCGGACCAGCTGAACTGGGGAGGCAAGGTCATGTTTCTCTTCGTGGCGTGTGAGGTGGTCATCCTCGCGGGCCTGTTCTTCTTCCAGCCGGAGACCAAGAACCGCACGTACCAAGAAATAGACTTGCTGTTTGCGGAGAGGGTTCCGCCGCGCAAGTTTAGCAAGTTTGTTGTTCGCGACGGAGTTGtcatgaagaagaagcaTGCCTCTTAGACGGATGCGCAAGAGAGAAAGGTGTCACGGCGAATTCAGATACAGCATGGAGATGTACGAAATATCAGGTTCTTTCTAGACGTAGCCACACATTGACGATATATCGTGTCATGTACATCCAAACCGTCAACGACTCGACGGGTGTCTTCGCCCTT is a window of Purpureocillium takamizusanense chromosome 10, complete sequence DNA encoding:
- a CDS encoding Oligo-1,6-glucosidase (SMCOG1257:Alpha-glucosidase~CAZy:GH13~EggNog:ENOG503NU69~antiSMASH:Cluster_10.2~COG:G), giving the protein MQRTHTMAEPGSGDGDPWWKDAVVYQIYPASFRDSNGDGLGDIAGITSRLDHIRDLGATAIWLSPIFASPQKDMGYDVSDYRDIHGPYGTLADAERLIDECHARGLRVLLDLVVNHTSDQHAWFRDSRASRSSPRRDWYFWRDARTGPDGERRPPNNWASIFGGSAWTWDEGSQQYYLSLFLPSQPDLNWANEEMREAAYADMEFWFDRGADGFRIDSMNLMSKHPDLPDAAVTDPDAEFQSGAAWFASGPRMHEYLREMRARVLDKYAANGRGGVMTVGELGFTKDEASVASYVAAARRELNMVFTGDIVDMDFGEAHKYAGGSPFRLETLRGITSLWQGAMPRCDGWNAVYMDNHDSGRSLSRYASDDPRFRARAAKMLATYLTTLSGTLFLLQGQEIGMANAPASWGADDYIDVEASNYYQSVLAQRRRERHRGGGGGVGGVGGVGGKGSGRDDDDDDDDGSVDDVDMSDVLAQMRLKARDNGRLPMQWTSERHGGFTDAERPWMRVNDDYPEWNVAAQDGRPDSVLAYWREALALRKRERDVFVHGRYDMLPVGRSGDDIFAYTMTSRRCRDGEKDGGGARKVALVLLNFSDGERAFSGQEGEFLGWNKILGCKDTRGPLAGEGVTLKPYEGIVYGNWVP
- a CDS encoding Beta-fructofuranosidase (CAZy:GH32~antiSMASH:Cluster_10.2~EggNog:ENOG503NUVJ~COG:G); translated protein: MAIDKPSSPSAGLAFRRFRPQSHFIAPHSWANDPCGAVYIPETREYLVCYQWNPGTSQGGNCAWGAARSRDLVTWEDCAPALCNGPAGSYDALGVFSGSIVSRLEQSGGGGKRVLYLFYTSVSHMPIHWSRPYQPGCETQSVAVSRDLGRSWERHQRNPLISLPPRMEATTGWRDPFVSPWASLSELRGVSVETMYMMIASGEHGRGSQLHLYTTEDLLGWTYLGVLLDVKQGEQVQPDSYLTFGMNFECGTFATVGGSDYIILGVEEDVTNRRHNCHYEAWLGGKVTLAEDGTPKFVITNHGLLDHGVLYAAHLFRGEGGRLLQLGWADETASPAVVKAQGWAGCMSHPRELFEITRPVVDGECRSTVEWEVDEARGLMTTLGIRPAEEVASLRRERFGSSMRDLERLQSTNYEIEATLSNITGPEVFALNVRQAPDDEEVTQIIVNLREGRITIDRSRSSLAGLGTGSSTLPDSGPFATLPGEDEVRLRVFVDGSLIEVFANNRFALTSRVYPSLDESLGASCVLSEGYEEGSVAIAVWEGLKGAWPQREAGMHRFEDLHPLRMTGA
- a CDS encoding uncharacterized protein (TransMembrane:10 (i66-94o114-134i146-165o171-193i205-226o238-257i390-410o422-444i456-478o490-508i)~EggNog:ENOG503NXY0~SMCOG1169:sugar transport protein~antiSMASH:Cluster_10.2~COG:U), with protein sequence MEKETPTAVSQPDFASSPKTKQTEHAEDVTAVEAQEDLKDVADEHDLTPREQYQKLWANLKKDRHYVYWALFVMSLVFGWGYDAGLSGAAIAFPRFREDYGNYYSNGDQWVIPAMWQSLWNAASTIGQVFGAFLTGQFADYTGRRFMFCSAIALSWASSFALVFAPNLPVLFVSKLLLGFSVGISTVTPPLYVTENAPAALRSTLSSLTNVIIVLGFFLSSLTGYGSSHIDGAWSYKLAFTMTFLVPTLFAFGLPFLPESPVWYVKRGRKDDARKAIYKLYGKNVDMEERLAFIRSELEAEAGAEAMAKQTTWKAIFSKEHRARTFVAVLGLQSQNFSGGYFANTYQTYYFQLIGQTNSFGLTAISSTLQFCSNLFAVCLSDVLPRRRSLIGGGSLLCGWSLIIAGTSMAGTQNYAANTALLVFMLTWSMLYTGTVGCFGWAVAQETAAQATRPKTIAFCLVCQQLTALLLSSVFPYFINPDQLNWGGKVMFLFVACEVVILAGLFFFQPETKNRTYQEIDLLFAERVPPRKFSKFVVRDGVVMKKKHAS